From Micromonospora auratinigra:
TTGCGGAGCCGGGCCGCCGGGTTCATGGCGTTGGCGAAGACGAAGGCACGTCGGTCGGTCGCCTGGGTCCACCGGTTCTGCAGCGAGCGGAACTCGGTCACCGCCTGACGATGCTCCGCGCCGCGGTAGAGGGCGTTGCCGTCGATGAGGTCGACGACGGTGTCCAGCGCGTGGTGGGTCAACTCGGCCAGGCCACGCTGGAAAACCTGCACCGCGGCGTCGAAGGTGCCCTGTGCCGCGCCGACGTCCTCGACGCGATGCCGATTCGCCACCCGGCCGTGCAGGTGATGCCACACCTCGACCTGACCGTCGCGCAGCGTTCGGGTGGTCTTCGTCCCGTACTGTGCCTGACCGGACCGGAAGACCGTGGACAACGGCAGCGAGAGAACGAACTCGTCCAGAGCGGCGGCGACGACGGAGAATACCGGGTCGGACGCCGACACCCCGGACCAGACGGTACGGACCCGCCCGTCGTGGATCTCGACGACATTGCCGAAGTGCTTGATGAAGGCGCGGCACGTCGAGCAGTCGTACTCGGACCGCTCACGGAAGCGCAGATTGGTGCCGGCGGGAAAGGAATCGAGGAAGGTGAGCCAGAGGGAGTCCCGGTCGAGACCGTCGCCGACGACGTACAACTCGTTCTTGGACATCGTGGACAGACGCGACGTCACATCCGCCACGAACTGCTGAAAATCGCCCACCGTCTCATCCCCCTTGGTCGCCGGAGATCCTACGGAGCGAACGGTCAATCGGAGAACCACGTTTCCGGCCGTCCACGTGGTCGCAGGCGGGCATCGATGGCCGGCGGTCGGTCGACCGGAGCACGTACGGCGGCGGGTGACGGGTCCGGCGGTCAGCAGTTCCGCCAGTCGACCGGTACCGCCGATGAGCCGACCCAGCCCACGCCGGGGTTGCCTCCGGCGAGCCAGGACGCGTCATGCGAAGGCCCGCCTCGCGGGTCGGCACCATCCGCTCATGCCGAACCGAGTCCATCGGTCCGTGCGCGAGTCACTACCGTCGCGGCGCCTGCACTGCTGTACTGACCACATGGATAGCAACCCGAGGTGGACCGAGTGGCGGCGCGCCAAGCGGCTCCTGCTCGTGGAAGACATCCAGGGCAACGACCGCTGCAACTGGCTTGTGCTGCGGGAACCTGTGTTCATCCGAGCCGGCGAACGCTACCGCACCGAACCAGATGGGCTCACCATCGAACATGGCGACGGCAGCCGCACGACCTGTCCGGGAGGGTGGGAAACCCGGCTGTACTCCTGGACGTTGAACGGTGACCAGGACGTCGGACAGTAGTCAGCCATCATCCGAAACGTTCGCGAGGTGCAGACGTCCACTCCTACTGCGCACGCCGGCATCCGCTCGTGCCGCTGGACGTGCGCGGTACCCGTCGGCGCCATCACCCCAGGTGGGTGAGCCCGGGCGGCACCTCAGTCCGGATCCTCGCATCGGACACCGACGCTTCCTATCTCCCCGCTGCGAACGAGTTCTCGGATCGCTGTGGTCATGGCCGACACGCCCGGCTCTGGCACGATCAGCTGGTCAACTGCCCAGAAGTAGCTGCCGTTCGCGGCTTCTCCGCTCTTCTTCCATCTCGCAAGCAGGCGGCGGACCTCGTCGACTGTGAAGATAGTGAGCGCCCACCTGGAGCCGTCGGGAAGATCGACGAAGGCATCCACGTTAGCGACTGAGTCCTGGGTGTCCGTGTCGGGATTGAGAAGGAACCGAGCCACGAATGTTGGCTCCGTGACAGTCACGTACGGATCGGAGTGCCCCACGAACGCTCATCATGCCGCACGTGCACCAGCAGCTCAGGACTTGGCGGCATCCTCTCCTGCCGCGGTCCGTGCGACGTGGGTTGTGTGGACGTTGAAGACCGCCGACGGCGGTGGCGATTCGGGCGGCGCGCAATGGGGACAGATCAACGCGTCGACGCGAGGCCCAGCGCACCTGGCGCCGCGGCCGGTCCACGTCGACGATCTTGACGGCGGCCATTTCTCCCATCGCGGCTTCCAGGTCAGAACTGACTCGTGGAGCAGTCCCGCGATGCCCGGCGCGACGTGGACGAAGACACCGAACGGCACCACCTTGATGACCGGCCCGGACAACACCTCACCGTTGGGGCCGGGCCATATTGATGTACGGCTCTGGATGCCATCCTGGTGGCGTCGGTGTGGATCCACTCAACGTGCACGGCGTCGACCCCGAACATCTCCAGGCTGCGGTGATCGCCGCCAAGGAGTCGTGCCACGCGAACAGCTGCCCCGCCGAACCCTCGTGAGCGCCGTGACCGGCAGCTCGGCGTACGTCACCCGTGCGATGGCCCGCCCCTGCCGCTGAGCGTGCGGAGGTTGCTGGTGAACGGTCAGGCATGGCTGGCGCTTACGGCGACTCCTGCAGCGGCCAGACCTCGACCACGCCGTGCGCGACGGCGCACGGTGTACGTGACGCGATGTCGATGGCCTCGGCCAGCGTGGCTGCTTCGATGACGGCGAAGCCGGCGACCGGGAGCGCGGAGGCCATGAAGGGGCCGTCCTGCGTGGTCACCTGGGCCGCGTCGTGGTTCCGTACCTGCACGGGCTGGCCGGCGAGGCCCATGTCGACCCCGGCCTGGCGCAAGCGGTCGTCGTGCGCATGGGCGGCGTCGCGTACGGCCGTGTCGGTCTGGTCGTAGCCGGCCTGGTCGCCGTACCCGATGGTCACGAACTTCGCCACAGCAACTCCTCTCGTACAGGGTTGTCGACCGATAGGGGGTATCCCCCTGAATCATCCCCGCCTGGAACGAGGCCCGCACGCTCCGGTGCAGGCCGGGCGCCGCGGGTGCGGCGACGACGGCACAACGGGCGCTCCCGGTGACCGGGTTGATCCGGTCATACGCCGGTCCGCCGTGGTGCGGGAGGCCGACCGGCGAACGCCCGCAGCAGGGTCGCGACGGCGACGGCGAGGTCGGCGCGGTTCTGGGCTGTGCCGGGCGGTGGTGCGGTGCGGGCGCCCGCACCGGCCAACCGGTCGAACAGCAGGCCGTCGATGCAGGCGACGAGGTGGTCACCGGCCTGCTCCGGGTCGGATGCGCCGAGTGCCGCCAGCATCGCCCTCGATTGGGCGCGGGACGATTCGCCGTGCGCGAGGATCGTCCGCAGCTCCGGGTGGTGGGTGGCCTCCAGCAGGCACGCGTAGCGGGCGAGCGTGCGGTTGCGGGCCGTACTCATCCAGTGGTCCAGCACGGCGGCGATACTCCCGGCCAGCGCGTCGAGGTCGTCCACGGTGCCGGTCGGGGTGTCGGCTCCGGCCGGCAGTCGGCCCGCCACCAGGTCGGCCCGGTCCAGGTCCGCGAGGCGGCGCACGACCGCCTCGATGAGCGCCTTACGGGTACGGAAGTACGCGGACGTGGTGCCTTCGGGCAGCCCGGCCCGCGCGTCGACGGCGCGGTGCGTCAGCCCTCGCATGCCGAGGTCGGCGAGCACGTTGATCGCGGCGTCGGTGAGGACCGCGAATCGGTCGGTCGGCACTGTGTCGCCACCTCCTTCTACGGCTGTAGTATGACTTTCTACGTTTGTAGAAGGAGGAGCGATGGCGCGGACGGCAATAGTCATCGGGGCCGGCATCGGCGGGCTGAGCGCGGCCATCGGGCTGCGTCGCACGGGCTGGCAGGTAACGGTGCTCGAGCGGGTCGCGGCCCTCCGCCCGGTCGGCGCCGGCCTGGTGCTGCAGGCCAACGGGCTGCGCTGCCTCGACGCGCTGGGCGTCAGCGCGTCGGTGCGCGAGCGCGGGCGTCCGGACGCGTCCGGCGGCACCCGCAGGTCCGACGGCCGCTGGCTGGCCCGGGTCGAGGCATCGGAGATGGAACGCCGACTCGGCACCACGGCTGTCGGCATCCACCGCGCCGCCCTGCACGAGGTCCTCCTCGGCGCCCTGCCCGCCGCAACGGTGCTCACCGGGGCGCACGTCACGGCCGTCACCCCGGACGGCGACGTCGCCTACGAACACGCGGGCAGCCCGGTCCGGACGACCGCTGACCTTGTCGTCGGTGCCGACGGGATCCACAGCACAGTGCGCCGACTGCTCTGGCCGGAGGCAGCGGCCCCGGTCCACGTCGGCGTGACGGCCTGGCGCGGCGTGACGACCGTCTGGCCCGGTGAACTGGTCGTTGCGATCAGCTGGGACCGCGGAGCCGAGTTCGGCATGGTGCCGCTCGTCGACGGCCGGGTCTACTGGTTCGCGGCCGTGAACGCCCGACCCGGCGAGCCGGTCGGCGACGAGCCGGCCCGGGTCCGGGCCCGCTTCGGCGACTGGCACGACCCGATCCCGCAGCTCATCGCCGCGACCGGCACTGTCCTGCGCGACGACCTCGCCTGCCTCGACGAGCCGCTCGCCACCTACGTCAAGGGCCGGGTCGTCCTTCTCGGCGACGCCGCGCACGCGATGACCCCGAACCTCGGCCAGGGTGCCAACCAGGCGCTGGAGGACGCCGTCGTCCTCGCCGCTTCCGCCGGCCGGCCGGACGGCCTGGTCGCCTACGACCGGCAGCGCCGCCCGCGCAGCCAGCAGGTCGCAAAGGCATCACGCGCGGTCGGTCGCTTCGGCCAGCAACTGGACAACCGGCTCGCCGTGGCCGCGCGCAACGCCGTCATGCGGCTGACCCCGCCCGCGCTCGCGCTGCGGTCGATGGCTCGTTACGCTGACTGGCGCCCGCCGACGCTCACGGCGCACTGATCGCGGCATCCGTCCCGGCGGCTCGGCCCGGGGGCCCCGAACGGGAGCCGGGACCTTCCTGAACCACGTGACTCAACCGGCGACGAGACCGTTCTCGTAAGCCCAGATGGCGATTCCGACCCGGTTCTGAGTGCCCAGCTTGCGCTGGATCGCGGCGGTGTGATTCTTCACCGTGCCCGGCGAGAGGAACAGCACCTCGGCGATCTGCGCATTGGTCTGCCCCTGACCGATCAGCTGGGCGATCTGCGACTCCCGCTCGGTCAGCCGCTGCGCCGGCGCCGTGGCGCGGGAATCCGGCAGCCGGAGACTGCCCAGCAGCCGCATCGTCACCTGCGGGCTGATCAGGGCATCACCGGCATGGGCTGCCCGTACACCCTCGGCCAGCAGGGTCGGGCTCGACCGCTTGAGCAGGAAGCCGCTGGCACCGTTGCGCAGCGCGGTGTGCACGTACTCGTCGAGGTCGAACGTCGTGACGATGACGACGCGCATCGGATCGGGCACCTGCGGGCCGGCCAGCGCGCGGGTGACCTCCAGCCCGTCGGCGCCCGGCATGCGGATGTCGGCCAGCACCACGTCCGGGCGCAGGTGGCGC
This genomic window contains:
- a CDS encoding S1 RNA-binding domain-containing protein, producing MDPHRRHQDGIQSRTSIWPGPNGEVLSGPVIKVVPFGVFVHVAPGIAGLLHESVLTWKPRWEKWPPSRSSTWTGRGARCAGPRVDALICPHCAPPESPPPSAVFNVHTTHVARTAAGEDAAKS
- a CDS encoding response regulator, with translation MSIRVLICDDQASIRGAFRIILDAQPDMTVVGDAANGLTAIEQARHLRPDVVLADIRMPGADGLEVTRALAGPQVPDPMRVVIVTTFDLDEYVHTALRNGASGFLLKRSSPTLLAEGVRAAHAGDALISPQVTMRLLGSLRLPDSRATAPAQRLTERESQIAQLIGQGQTNAQIAEVLFLSPGTVKNHTAAIQRKLGTQNRVGIAIWAYENGLVAG
- a CDS encoding FAD-dependent monooxygenase, with protein sequence MARTAIVIGAGIGGLSAAIGLRRTGWQVTVLERVAALRPVGAGLVLQANGLRCLDALGVSASVRERGRPDASGGTRRSDGRWLARVEASEMERRLGTTAVGIHRAALHEVLLGALPAATVLTGAHVTAVTPDGDVAYEHAGSPVRTTADLVVGADGIHSTVRRLLWPEAAAPVHVGVTAWRGVTTVWPGELVVAISWDRGAEFGMVPLVDGRVYWFAAVNARPGEPVGDEPARVRARFGDWHDPIPQLIAATGTVLRDDLACLDEPLATYVKGRVVLLGDAAHAMTPNLGQGANQALEDAVVLAASAGRPDGLVAYDRQRRPRSQQVAKASRAVGRFGQQLDNRLAVAARNAVMRLTPPALALRSMARYADWRPPTLTAH
- a CDS encoding YciI family protein produces the protein MAKFVTIGYGDQAGYDQTDTAVRDAAHAHDDRLRQAGVDMGLAGQPVQVRNHDAAQVTTQDGPFMASALPVAGFAVIEAATLAEAIDIASRTPCAVAHGVVEVWPLQESP
- a CDS encoding TetR/AcrR family transcriptional regulator; protein product: MPTDRFAVLTDAAINVLADLGMRGLTHRAVDARAGLPEGTTSAYFRTRKALIEAVVRRLADLDRADLVAGRLPAGADTPTGTVDDLDALAGSIAAVLDHWMSTARNRTLARYACLLEATHHPELRTILAHGESSRAQSRAMLAALGASDPEQAGDHLVACIDGLLFDRLAGAGARTAPPPGTAQNRADLAVAVATLLRAFAGRPPAPRRTGV